In Phycisphaerae bacterium RAS1, the genomic window GAGGTCTTCGTCGTAAAGACCGGCGTGGAGTATGACCTGCTGGGCAAGAACACGTTCGGCGAGTCGATCATGGCGACGCCGGCGATTTCGGAGAACATGATCCTGTTCCGGACAGAGAAGCAGCTCGTGGCCGTGCGCGGCAAGTCGTGAGCCGTCTGGGGGTCGGCCTGCGGCCGGTCTGCCGCTGACGTCCGGCTCTGTGGAGACGGGCCAGAGGCCGGTCCCCCAAGATTGCAACACGACGCGCCGCTCCGGGGCGCCCGCCCGGCGGTGCGCGACCCAGCGGCTATACTGCCTCGTATGCCGCGTATCCGCGTCCTCCCCACTGCGCTGATCAACCGCATCGCCGCCGGCGAGTGCATCGAGCGGCCGGCCAGCGTGGCGAAGGAGCTGCTTGAGAACGCCCTCGACGCCGGCGCCGGGCGCATCGACGTCGCGATTGAAGACGGCGGACGCGAGCGGATCAGCGTGGCCGACGACGGCGGCGGCATGGCGGCCGACGAGCTGCGCCTCGCCGTTGCGCCGCACGCCACCAGCAAGCTCGAAACCGACGACGACCTCTTCAACATTCACACGCTGGGATTTCGCGGCGAAGCGCTGGCCAGCATCGGCTCCGTCTCGCGCCTCGCCATCACCAGCCGACCGCCGGGCAGCGACATCGGCGCCGTCCTGCGCGTCGACGCCGGCGAGATCAGCGGACCGGCGCCCTGCGCCGCGCCGCCGGGCACGCGGATCGAAGTGCGCGACCTGTTCTACTGCCTGCCCGCCCGCCGCAAATTTCTGCGTAGCAACCAGACGGAGAGCGGACACGTCACCGAGCAACTCGCCCGCATCGCCCTGGCGCATCCGGGCGTCGCATTCACGCTTCAGAGCCAGTCGCGCGTCGTGCACCGTCTCGACGCAACGTCGCAGCGCCTGCAGCGCATCGCCGACTTCTTCGATCCGGAGCTGACGCAGCAGCTTCTGCCGATCGAGCGTGAAGGCGACCGCGTGCGGATCGAGGGCTACGTCGCCCCGCCCGCCCACTGCCGCCGCTCAAGCAAGTGGGAGTATGTTTTCGTCAACGGACGCTTCATCCGCGACCGCTTTGTCTCGCACGCGATCAAGGAAGCCTATCGCAGCCTGATTCAGCCGGACGAGTACCCGGTGGCGTTTCTGTACATCACGATCGCGCCGGACCTGGTCGACGTGAACGTGCACCCGACCAAGATCGAGGTGCGCTGGCGCGATTCAAACTACGTCCATGGGCAGGTGCTGGCCGCGCTGCGCGACAAGTTCCTCTCGACCAATCTCGACCGCCGCTTCGGCCCGGTTCGCGCGCCGCAGGATGAGGACGCCTATCGGCAGCGCGTGCGGACGGCGATGGTGGATTACTTCACGCACGCGCGGCCCGCGGCGCCGGTTCCGCAGCAAGCCGCCGCCGCGACGGCCGCTCGCGCGGGCCGCCCCGCTGCGGACGTCGAAGGCGCGGCGTGGAGCGTGCCGGACGGTGTTCCAGCGGGGTCCGGCGCGCCCTGGGTGGAGGCGCGCGGCAATGGTCTTTTGCCGTCGCAGGCCGTCCCGACGCTGCCAGGCGCGCGCGACGGCGCGGAGCGTGAATCGCTGGAGCTCGCTGAGCCTGGCCAGGCCGCGCTGCCACTGCCGCCGGAAGGCGTCCCGCGCGCCATGCAGTTTCACAACACCTACCTGGCCGTCGAGACCGCCGACGGCGTCATGCTGATCGACCAGCACGCCCTGCATGAGCGCATCCTGTACGAGGAGTTCCGCCGCCGCATCGCCGAAAAACCGCTGGAGTCGCAGCGGCTGCTGCTGCCGCTGATGGTGTCGGTTCCGGCCGACCGCATCGAGCCGCTCGAAACGCATGCCGCGACGCTGGCCCGCCTGGGGCTGGACCTGGCCGCCGCCGGGCCGCAGACCGTGGCGGTGCACGCCTTTCCGTCACTGCTGGATGCGCGGCGATTTGACGCCGAGTCCTTTGTGCGTGATCTGCTCGACCTGCTCAGCGAACCGGGAAGCCGACCGGGGGCCGAGTCGCTGCTGCACGAGGCGCTGGACATGATGGCCTGCAAGGCGGCGGTCAAGGCGGGCGACGCGCTTACCGCGGACGAGATCACCGCGCTGCTGTCCCGCCGCGAAATCGCCGATCGCAGCAGCCACTGCCCGCACGGTCGGCCGACCACGCTGCATCTCACGCTGCGCGAGCTCGAACGTCAGTTCAAGCGCCGATAGAGCGGATTCAGCTTGTAGCGTCGGACCTCTGTGTCCGACGACAATTTCAGCGTCGGACCTCCGCGGCCGATGATGCGCGAATGCCCGCGAAAAACGCCGTCAGCCACGGAGGGTCGGCGCTACAGTCGCCTACAACCGCATCTCCATCACCGCGACGGCGTGCTTGAGCCCGTGGGCCTCGATCACCTCCGGATGCAGTTCGCCCATGACGCCGATCGCGTTTCCAGCCGGGTCGTGCAGGGCCGCGGCGCGCCCGGGAATGAAGCTCGGATGCTCCGTGGGTCGGATGGCGCACGCGGCGCCCATTTCGTGCGCGAACGCGTCGGCGACGGCGCGAATGTCGGCAAAGCCGGCGTGCGTGCTGATCATCGCCGCCGCAACGATGCGCTCCTCCCGCGCGCCGGTTTCCGACGCGGGGTCGACAAAGCAGCAGTCCCCGACTTCGAAGATCTGCTGCGGCAACTCGTACTGCTTGTTGATCGAGAGCGTCTCCAGCAGCCCCGGCAAGAGCGACACGCGGCAGATAGTCTGCTCGACGCTGATGGGGTTTTCGATCTTCACCGCCCGCTCGTCCACGGGCAGCTTCCAGCGCTCGAACGCCTGCTTTTCGTTGCTGAGCACGAGCGTCATGACCTGATGAAAGCCCAGGCCGGTGAAGACGCGCCGAACGAGCACCGACCGCTCCTCGATTTCGCGCGGCGCGCCGACCGAAAACGTCGGCACCAGCGCCGGCTCCAGCCGGTTGTAGCCGTAGGCGATGGCGGCGTCTTCGATCAGGTCGACCGGGTGCATCACGTCGTTGCGGAACGCGGGCACGAGCACGGCCAGGCGCGTGTTGTCGTGCGTGGCGCCCTCGATGCCGTGGCCCATGCGCTCCAGCAGCTCCCACAGTTCGTGGTGATTCAGCTTCACGCCGATGATGTCGGAGGCCTGCGCCGTGCGCAGTTCCATCCGCACCGGGTCGAGCGCCGGCGTGATGCGCGTGCGGCTGGCGGCCTGAATGGTGACGCCTTCGATCAGCGTGGCGGGGAGCAGCTCCTTCAGGTTGCTGACGACGATGTTCAGGGCGCGCTCGACGGCCCGCTGCGACGTGCCGGTCACGTCGATGAACAGGTTGTGCGACTTGCGCGTGACGCGGGTGGACTCGCTGTTGATGATCGGCGGCATCGACAGGACCGTGCCCGCCTCGTCGCGCAGCAGTGGATAGGCGGTGAATCCGGCCAGTAGATGCGCGAATTCCTGACCGGTCTTGTGCCGCGTCAGTATGTCGGCCGGCGTGATCGCCGCGTCCGGCTGTGTCGGCGAGAAGCCCAGCGGCACGAACCGCAGTGCATCGGGCGCGACGGCGTCGTAGCGAAACTGCGTGCCTTTCAGCGTGTCGAGGTCGTAGACGCCGATCGAGGCCAACTTTCGATTGCGGCCCAGGGCCCAGTGCAGGTCTTCCTGCATGTTCATCAGCACCTTGATCGATTCGTGATCAAGCTGCAC contains:
- the pheT gene encoding Phenylalanine--tRNA ligase beta subunit — its product is MPVIDMSLSLLMQHVRRDSDVALSEEDLISRLPQMGCAVEGVAQTREYLCEPCGKVFDRTAAQGAPLSCTHCGTDFRTTPAALRDLGENKVIRLELLAVRPDIFDPGGMSRLIRAYLGIETGMRHPAVGRSEISVVVDPALGQDGSYRPFIACAVLRNVQLDHESIKVLMNMQEDLHWALGRNRKLASIGVYDLDTLKGTQFRYDAVAPDALRFVPLGFSPTQPDAAITPADILTRHKTGQEFAHLLAGFTAYPLLRDEAGTVLSMPPIINSESTRVTRKSHNLFIDVTGTSQRAVERALNIVVSNLKELLPATLIEGVTIQAASRTRITPALDPVRMELRTAQASDIIGVKLNHHELWELLERMGHGIEGATHDNTRLAVLVPAFRNDVMHPVDLIEDAAIAYGYNRLEPALVPTFSVGAPREIEERSVLVRRVFTGLGFHQVMTLVLSNEKQAFERWKLPVDERAVKIENPISVEQTICRVSLLPGLLETLSINKQYELPQQIFEVGDCCFVDPASETGAREERIVAAAMISTHAGFADIRAVADAFAHEMGAACAIRPTEHPSFIPGRAAALHDPAGNAIGVMGELHPEVIEAHGLKHAVAVMEMRL
- the mutL gene encoding DNA mismatch repair protein MutL, which encodes MPRIRVLPTALINRIAAGECIERPASVAKELLENALDAGAGRIDVAIEDGGRERISVADDGGGMAADELRLAVAPHATSKLETDDDLFNIHTLGFRGEALASIGSVSRLAITSRPPGSDIGAVLRVDAGEISGPAPCAAPPGTRIEVRDLFYCLPARRKFLRSNQTESGHVTEQLARIALAHPGVAFTLQSQSRVVHRLDATSQRLQRIADFFDPELTQQLLPIEREGDRVRIEGYVAPPAHCRRSSKWEYVFVNGRFIRDRFVSHAIKEAYRSLIQPDEYPVAFLYITIAPDLVDVNVHPTKIEVRWRDSNYVHGQVLAALRDKFLSTNLDRRFGPVRAPQDEDAYRQRVRTAMVDYFTHARPAAPVPQQAAAATAARAGRPAADVEGAAWSVPDGVPAGSGAPWVEARGNGLLPSQAVPTLPGARDGAERESLELAEPGQAALPLPPEGVPRAMQFHNTYLAVETADGVMLIDQHALHERILYEEFRRRIAEKPLESQRLLLPLMVSVPADRIEPLETHAATLARLGLDLAAAGPQTVAVHAFPSLLDARRFDAESFVRDLLDLLSEPGSRPGAESLLHEALDMMACKAAVKAGDALTADEITALLSRREIADRSSHCPHGRPTTLHLTLRELERQFKRR